Proteins from a genomic interval of Synechococcus sp. A15-28:
- a CDS encoding fatty acid desaturase → MIDKATIYPSKAELLSALPAELTQFNPVKAWGSLVMSVGLSIAAVGIGTTIPLTLSALPLWILYGAVTGTIAMGCWVLAHECGHNAFHPNRRIEGVVGFVLHSALLVPYYSWVRSHAVHHAHCNHLEGGETHVPPRESSPQGQATEGLKRKLDTRVFGLVSLFNHLIIGWQLYLFLGATGGEDHGFPTSHFWNGAPFKNGKRDLFPDSFRKFMVRSNLGLVATICLLVWASIHFSLARIACLYGLPYLVINVWLTTYTWLQHTDRNIPHFSNETWTWAKGALQTVDRPYGPVVNFLHHGIGSTHVCHHVNSAIPHYNAWKGTALLRQRFPHLVRYDSTPIHKALWRVATACGGAVYQNPSDRAFYY, encoded by the coding sequence TTGATTGATAAAGCAACGATCTATCCGAGCAAAGCCGAGCTTTTGAGCGCTCTTCCGGCCGAGCTGACTCAATTCAATCCCGTCAAAGCCTGGGGCAGCCTGGTGATGTCGGTTGGTCTCTCCATTGCAGCGGTTGGCATTGGCACAACCATCCCTCTCACCCTCTCGGCCCTCCCGCTCTGGATTCTCTACGGCGCCGTTACAGGCACCATTGCCATGGGTTGCTGGGTCCTGGCCCACGAGTGTGGCCATAACGCTTTCCATCCCAACAGACGGATCGAAGGCGTCGTGGGTTTTGTTCTGCACAGTGCACTACTGGTTCCGTACTACAGCTGGGTTCGCAGTCACGCTGTTCACCACGCCCATTGCAACCATCTTGAAGGTGGAGAAACCCACGTCCCTCCCAGAGAAAGCTCTCCCCAAGGACAAGCGACAGAAGGACTGAAACGCAAACTTGACACGCGTGTGTTTGGCCTGGTTTCCCTGTTCAATCACCTGATCATTGGCTGGCAGCTGTATTTATTCCTCGGCGCAACGGGTGGCGAGGATCATGGCTTCCCCACCTCTCACTTCTGGAATGGTGCACCCTTTAAAAACGGCAAACGCGACTTGTTTCCTGATTCGTTCCGCAAATTCATGGTGCGTTCGAACCTTGGTTTGGTCGCGACGATCTGCCTTCTCGTATGGGCATCGATCCACTTTTCCCTTGCAAGGATCGCCTGTCTCTACGGGCTCCCCTACCTCGTGATCAATGTCTGGCTCACGACTTACACCTGGTTGCAACATACAGACCGCAATATTCCCCATTTCTCAAATGAAACTTGGACCTGGGCAAAAGGTGCACTTCAGACAGTGGATCGACCCTACGGTCCTGTTGTGAATTTTCTGCATCACGGCATCGGCTCAACCCACGTTTGCCACCACGTGAATTCTGCGATCCCCCACTACAACGCCTGGAAAGGAACAGCCCTCTTGAGACAGCGCTTCCCCCACCTGGTTCGCTACGACTCAACCCCGATTCACAAAGCTCTGTGGCGCGTTGCTACAGCTTGTGGTGGTGCTGTTTATCAAAACCCATCGGATCGGGCTTTCTATTACTGA
- a CDS encoding (2Fe-2S) ferredoxin domain-containing protein: MNANRVSHHLLLCATPTKAKCCDPNEGLATWNELKRLIRELGLEKQDRPEGLVLRSKVDCLRVCEKGPILLVWPDGIWYADVTIDKIECIIDQHIIQQKPVQEWIYKTTPFQAN, translated from the coding sequence ATGAACGCGAATCGGGTCAGCCATCACCTGCTGCTTTGCGCCACACCAACCAAAGCAAAGTGCTGCGATCCGAACGAGGGTTTAGCAACGTGGAATGAACTTAAAAGGCTGATCAGGGAGCTTGGTCTTGAGAAGCAAGACCGACCGGAAGGACTTGTTCTAAGAAGCAAAGTTGACTGCCTGAGGGTCTGCGAAAAGGGACCGATTCTTTTGGTTTGGCCAGACGGTATCTGGTATGCCGATGTCACGATCGACAAGATCGAATGCATCATTGATCAACACATCATCCAACAGAAACCGGTGCAGGAGTGGATTTATAAAACAACTCCTTTCCAAGCCAACTAA
- a CDS encoding 1-deoxy-D-xylulose-5-phosphate reductoisomerase produces MKAISVLGSTGSIGTQTLQIAEEFPEQFRVVALTAGRNLDLLVQQIQRHQPELVALANADLLPELQQRLDALGSDRKCPQLVGGPDGLNIAASWDSADLVVTGIVGCAGLLPTLAAIRAGKDLALANKETLIAAGPVVLPELKKSGSRLLPADSEHSAIFQCLQGTPWAENARLSTGVPTPGLRRIQLTASGGAFRDWKAEDLENATVADATSHPNWSMGRKITVDSASLMNKGLEVIEAHYLFGLDYDHIEIVIHPQSIIHSMIELADSSVLAQLGWPDMKLPILYCLSWPSRLETPWRRLDLTEVGQLTFRAPDPAKYPCMQLAYAAGRAGGTMPAVMNAANEEAVAQFLEEKIHFLDIPEVIEAACEHHKSDLISHPQLDDVLAVDQWARLAVREQVKRGTTRLPSVALAA; encoded by the coding sequence GTGAAAGCCATCAGCGTGCTGGGCTCCACGGGCTCGATCGGTACCCAGACCCTTCAGATCGCCGAGGAATTCCCCGAACAGTTCCGCGTCGTGGCGCTTACGGCAGGGCGGAACCTGGACCTGCTGGTGCAGCAGATCCAACGTCACCAGCCCGAGCTGGTGGCCCTTGCCAATGCTGATCTTCTGCCGGAGCTGCAGCAGCGGCTCGATGCTCTCGGCAGCGATCGAAAGTGCCCTCAGCTTGTGGGCGGTCCCGATGGCCTGAACATCGCAGCGTCTTGGGACAGCGCTGATCTGGTGGTCACCGGCATTGTCGGCTGCGCCGGCCTGCTGCCAACCCTGGCCGCCATCCGGGCTGGCAAGGATCTGGCCCTGGCCAACAAGGAGACGTTGATCGCAGCTGGTCCTGTTGTGCTGCCGGAACTCAAGAAGAGCGGCAGCAGGCTGCTGCCGGCGGACTCGGAACACTCGGCCATCTTCCAGTGCCTGCAGGGAACCCCCTGGGCCGAGAACGCCCGGCTCTCCACCGGTGTCCCCACCCCTGGCTTGCGGCGGATTCAGCTCACGGCCTCCGGTGGAGCCTTCCGCGACTGGAAGGCGGAAGATCTTGAGAACGCCACCGTGGCCGATGCCACCAGCCATCCCAACTGGAGCATGGGACGCAAGATCACGGTGGATTCAGCCTCGCTGATGAACAAAGGGCTTGAAGTGATCGAAGCCCACTATCTGTTCGGCTTGGATTACGACCACATCGAAATCGTGATCCACCCCCAGAGCATCATCCACTCGATGATCGAACTGGCGGATTCCTCCGTCCTGGCCCAACTCGGGTGGCCCGACATGAAGTTGCCAATCTTGTATTGCCTGAGTTGGCCATCCAGATTGGAGACCCCGTGGCGTCGGCTGGATCTCACGGAAGTGGGGCAACTCACGTTCCGGGCTCCCGATCCCGCCAAATACCCCTGCATGCAACTGGCCTACGCGGCGGGGCGCGCCGGCGGCACGATGCCTGCAGTGATGAATGCTGCTAACGAAGAAGCGGTCGCCCAATTCCTTGAGGAAAAAATCCACTTCCTCGACATCCCTGAGGTGATCGAGGCCGCCTGCGAACACCATAAATCGGATCTGATCAGCCATCCCCAGCTTGATGACGTGCTGGCCGTTGATCAGTGGGCGCGTCTGGCTGTAAGGGAACAGGTCAAGCGCGGCACGACTCGACTTCCTTCGGTCGCCCTGGCGGCATGA
- a CDS encoding sodium-dependent transporter produces MAKEQWRSGLGFVLAAAGSAVGLGNLWGFAYRASQGGGGAFLFLYLLIVLVVCLPVLVAEMVLGRSTGSSPLLAPVNAGGRLWRPMGWLFVLAASGILAFYAVLMGWTGATLVQTLSQGLPSDIDAAEAFFAGLSGGRSALIGQLLSLAVTGAVVAAGIRGGIERLSRWGLPLLFVLLIGLAIWASGLDGAAEGYRTFLLRWDSAELTNPTTIRNAFTQAFFSIGTGIGCILAYSAYLDREARLPREAAAVVGMDTAVGIVAGMVTFPVVMSFGLQEVISGSTLGTIFIALPTGLASLGAGGQVVAVLFFALALIAALTSAVSLLEVPVACLMEQLSWSRTRAVWVSTALIFVAGLPAATSMAVLGWMDSVFGGLLLILGGLLLALLLGWVVPGRFRKDLSESSTPLLQQRLLLVMLRWVSPPVVATGLVISVVDLLKG; encoded by the coding sequence GTGGCAAAGGAGCAGTGGCGGTCTGGGCTTGGCTTTGTATTAGCCGCAGCCGGCAGCGCCGTCGGCCTCGGCAACCTCTGGGGATTTGCCTATCGCGCCTCCCAGGGTGGCGGAGGTGCCTTTCTGTTTCTCTACCTGCTGATTGTGCTCGTGGTCTGTCTGCCCGTGCTGGTGGCGGAGATGGTGCTGGGTCGCAGTACAGGCAGCAGCCCATTGCTCGCTCCCGTGAACGCCGGAGGCAGGCTGTGGCGACCGATGGGTTGGCTGTTCGTGCTGGCCGCCAGTGGCATCCTGGCGTTCTATGCGGTCCTGATGGGCTGGACCGGTGCCACCCTGGTCCAGACCCTGAGTCAGGGCCTGCCGAGCGATATCGATGCCGCCGAAGCCTTTTTTGCGGGCCTCAGCGGTGGGCGTTCTGCGCTGATCGGTCAGTTGCTCAGCTTGGCGGTCACCGGCGCGGTGGTGGCCGCTGGCATACGGGGAGGGATCGAGCGCTTGTCCCGCTGGGGCTTGCCGCTGTTGTTCGTTCTGCTGATCGGTCTTGCGATCTGGGCTTCTGGCCTCGACGGTGCTGCGGAGGGCTACCGCACCTTCCTGTTGCGCTGGGACAGTGCCGAGCTGACCAACCCCACCACGATCCGTAACGCCTTCACCCAGGCCTTTTTCTCCATCGGCACGGGCATTGGCTGCATCCTTGCTTATTCCGCCTATCTGGATCGAGAGGCACGCTTGCCCCGAGAGGCGGCGGCGGTGGTCGGTATGGACACAGCCGTGGGCATCGTTGCCGGCATGGTCACCTTTCCGGTGGTGATGAGCTTTGGGCTGCAGGAGGTGATCAGTGGATCCACCCTGGGGACCATCTTCATCGCCCTGCCGACAGGGCTCGCTTCCCTCGGTGCCGGCGGGCAGGTGGTGGCGGTGCTGTTCTTTGCCCTGGCCCTGATCGCAGCTCTCACATCGGCGGTGTCCCTGTTGGAGGTGCCTGTGGCCTGTCTGATGGAGCAGCTGTCGTGGAGCCGGACGCGGGCTGTCTGGGTGTCCACAGCGCTGATCTTCGTGGCTGGCCTCCCCGCCGCGACATCCATGGCCGTGCTGGGTTGGATGGACTCCGTCTTCGGTGGCTTGCTGCTGATCCTGGGCGGCCTGCTGCTGGCGCTGCTGCTGGGTTGGGTTGTCCCTGGTCGGTTTCGGAAGGATCTGAGTGAGTCCTCAACACCGCTGCTGCAGCAAAGACTTCTGCTGGTGATGCTGCGCTGGGTGTCTCCCCCAGTGGTTGCCACCGGTCTGGTGATCAGTGTGGTGGATCTGTTGAAGGGCTGA
- the cysS gene encoding cysteine--tRNA ligase, translating into MSLRLTNTLTRRTEPFTPLTPGKASIYCCGVTVYDLCHLGHARSYINWDVLRRFLIWRGLEVTFVQNFTDIDDKILKRAAEQNSSMTEVSERNIDAFHQDMDALGILRPDRMPRATQCLDGIRALIGELEAKGAAYSADGDVYFAVMKHAGYGKLSGRDLSEQQDNAAGRVADAEEARKQHPFDFALWKGAKPGEPSFPSPWGEGRPGWHIECSAMVRAELGDTIDIHLGGADLVFPHHENEIAQSEAATGQELARVWMHNGMVNVGGQKMSKSLGNFTTIRALLESGVSPMTLRLFVLQAHYRKPLDFTAEALEAAATGWKGLNAALSLGERHGDQLGWPSSSALPEGAIGPQTSPDDETLQALEQQFIASMEDDLNSSGALAVLFELAKPLRALANRLERGDDAELPETEIRSLAHRWTLLRALAVVLGLRGEAAAQSDLDDAAIDAAIAARQAAKAAKDYAEADRIRNELTTKGIELIDKPGGITEWIRS; encoded by the coding sequence GTGTCCCTGCGGCTCACCAACACCCTCACCCGCCGCACTGAGCCGTTCACTCCGCTGACGCCTGGCAAGGCCAGCATCTACTGCTGCGGCGTGACGGTCTACGACCTGTGCCACCTGGGCCATGCCCGCAGCTACATCAACTGGGATGTTCTGCGTCGATTTCTGATCTGGCGGGGGCTTGAGGTGACCTTTGTTCAGAACTTCACCGATATCGACGACAAGATCCTCAAACGGGCTGCGGAGCAAAACAGCTCGATGACGGAAGTGAGCGAGCGCAACATCGATGCCTTCCATCAGGACATGGACGCCCTTGGCATCCTGCGGCCCGACCGCATGCCTCGTGCCACCCAGTGCCTCGATGGCATCCGCGCACTGATCGGCGAACTGGAAGCGAAGGGTGCGGCCTACAGCGCTGACGGGGATGTGTATTTCGCGGTGATGAAGCACGCCGGCTACGGCAAACTCAGCGGCCGCGATCTCAGTGAGCAGCAGGACAACGCCGCCGGCCGGGTTGCCGATGCAGAAGAGGCGCGCAAGCAGCACCCCTTTGATTTCGCCCTCTGGAAAGGGGCCAAACCCGGAGAGCCCAGCTTCCCCTCCCCCTGGGGAGAAGGACGCCCCGGCTGGCACATCGAGTGCTCAGCCATGGTGCGAGCGGAATTGGGGGACACGATCGACATCCACCTGGGTGGAGCCGACCTGGTCTTTCCGCACCACGAAAACGAAATCGCCCAGTCCGAGGCCGCCACGGGCCAGGAGCTTGCCCGCGTCTGGATGCACAACGGCATGGTGAACGTCGGCGGCCAGAAGATGAGCAAGTCGCTCGGCAACTTCACCACCATTCGTGCTCTGTTGGAGAGCGGTGTGTCTCCCATGACCCTGCGACTGTTCGTGCTGCAGGCCCACTACCGCAAACCGCTCGACTTCACGGCGGAGGCCCTCGAAGCCGCAGCCACCGGATGGAAAGGACTCAATGCTGCTTTGAGCCTGGGTGAGCGCCATGGTGACCAGCTCGGCTGGCCCAGTTCATCGGCTTTGCCTGAGGGCGCCATCGGCCCGCAGACCAGTCCCGACGATGAGACGCTTCAGGCCCTTGAGCAGCAGTTCATCGCTTCGATGGAGGACGACCTCAACAGCTCAGGGGCACTGGCAGTGTTGTTCGAGCTGGCCAAACCCCTGCGAGCGCTGGCCAACAGACTCGAGCGAGGGGATGACGCCGAACTGCCCGAAACGGAGATCAGAAGCCTTGCGCACCGTTGGACGCTGCTGCGAGCACTGGCAGTCGTGCTGGGGTTGCGTGGAGAAGCCGCGGCGCAATCCGACCTGGATGACGCGGCGATCGATGCAGCGATTGCTGCCCGTCAGGCCGCCAAAGCGGCCAAGGACTACGCCGAAGCCGACCGGATCCGCAACGAGCTGACGACCAAGGGAATTGAGCTGATCGATAAACCCGGTGGCATCACCGAATGGATTCGCAGCTGA
- the polA gene encoding DNA polymerase I codes for MPEASTKPLLLLVDGHSLAFRSFYAFSKGGEGGLATKDGRPTSVTYGFLKSLLDTGKSLKPQGVAIAFDTAEPTFRHKADANYKAHRDVAPEVFFQDLDQLQEILRQQLDLPLCMAPGFEADDVLGTLANRAANDGWGVRILSGDRDLFQLVDDNRDIAVLYMGGGPYAKNSGPTLIREEGVLGKLGVMPNKVVDLKALTGDSSDNIPGVRGVGPKTAINLLKENTDLDAVYETLDAVEAEGPKASRGAIKGALKGKLRNDKDNAYLSRKLAEILVDIPLPQEPSLPLSTVNAEGLSSCLEDLELNSLLRQVGGFVAAFSEGGYGANAEAAAPAQPSSRPKATNEDPGLEETLGSVPALRPQLIQDVSALKGLVQRLMRCTDAGSPVALDTETTDLNPFKAELVGIGVCWGEELDALAYIPLAHNGSADSQPIQLPLEDVVTAIAPWLASKDHPKTLQNAKFDRLILLRHGLALGGVVMDTLLADYLRDAAAKHGLELMAEREFGFQPTAYSDLVGKKQTFADVPLEAATQYCAMDVHITRRLALLLHSQLLAMGPQLLTLLEQVEQPLEPVLAEMESTGIRIDVPYLQELSTEMGATLERLEADAKEAAGVDFNLASPKQLGELLFDTLGLDRRKSRRTKTGYSTDATVLEKLGDDHAVVPLVLEHRVLSKLKSTYIDALPQLVEAETGRVHTDFNQAVTATGRLSSSNPNLQNIPVRTEYSRRIRKAFLPQEGWTLLSADYSQIELRILTHLSGEEVLQEAYRSGDDVHAITARLLLEKDDVSPDERRLGKTINFGVIYGMGAQRFARETGVSQSDAKEFLAKYKQRYPKVFAFLELQERLALSRGYVETILGRRRPFHFDRNGLGRLLGKDPLEIDLDVARRGGMEAQQLRAAANAPIQGSSADIIKVAMVQLQAALKSQGLPARLLLQVHDELVLEVEPSALDAARDLVVQTMENAVQLSVPLVAETGVGADWMEAK; via the coding sequence ATGCCTGAGGCCTCCACCAAGCCCCTGCTGCTGCTTGTGGACGGCCATTCCCTGGCCTTCCGCAGTTTCTACGCCTTCAGCAAAGGCGGCGAAGGGGGGTTGGCCACCAAGGACGGCCGCCCCACCAGCGTCACCTACGGCTTCCTCAAGTCCCTTCTGGACACAGGCAAATCCCTGAAACCTCAGGGCGTGGCCATCGCCTTCGACACAGCGGAACCCACCTTCCGCCACAAGGCGGATGCCAATTACAAGGCTCACCGTGACGTAGCGCCGGAGGTGTTCTTCCAGGATCTGGATCAACTTCAGGAGATCCTTCGCCAACAATTGGACCTGCCGCTCTGCATGGCGCCGGGCTTTGAAGCCGATGATGTGCTCGGAACCCTGGCCAACCGCGCAGCCAATGACGGATGGGGAGTTCGCATCCTGTCGGGCGACCGCGATCTGTTCCAACTCGTGGATGACAACCGCGATATCGCGGTGCTGTACATGGGGGGTGGCCCCTACGCCAAGAACAGCGGCCCGACCTTGATTCGCGAAGAGGGCGTGCTTGGCAAGCTCGGCGTGATGCCCAACAAGGTGGTGGACCTCAAGGCCCTCACCGGTGACAGCTCCGACAACATCCCCGGCGTTCGCGGCGTGGGTCCCAAGACAGCGATCAACCTGCTGAAGGAGAACACCGATCTCGATGCGGTGTATGAAACGCTCGACGCGGTGGAGGCGGAAGGTCCCAAAGCCAGCCGGGGCGCCATCAAAGGTGCCCTGAAGGGCAAGCTCCGCAATGACAAGGACAACGCCTACCTCTCCCGCAAGCTGGCGGAGATCCTGGTGGACATTCCGCTGCCGCAGGAGCCCAGCCTGCCGTTATCGACGGTGAATGCCGAAGGACTGAGCTCCTGTCTGGAGGACCTGGAGTTGAACAGCCTGCTGCGCCAGGTGGGTGGATTCGTCGCGGCGTTCTCGGAAGGGGGCTATGGCGCCAATGCAGAAGCTGCTGCGCCGGCACAGCCGTCGTCGAGGCCGAAAGCCACCAACGAGGATCCGGGATTGGAGGAGACGCTTGGCAGCGTTCCCGCCCTGCGCCCCCAGCTGATCCAGGACGTCTCTGCTCTGAAGGGGCTGGTGCAGCGACTGATGCGCTGCACCGATGCCGGGTCGCCGGTGGCTCTGGACACGGAGACCACCGATCTCAACCCGTTTAAAGCCGAATTGGTGGGCATCGGCGTCTGCTGGGGTGAGGAGCTCGACGCCCTGGCTTACATCCCGCTCGCTCACAACGGAAGCGCTGACAGCCAACCGATTCAGCTGCCTCTGGAGGACGTCGTGACCGCCATCGCCCCTTGGCTCGCCAGCAAGGACCACCCCAAGACGCTGCAGAACGCCAAGTTCGATCGCTTGATCCTGCTGCGCCATGGGCTGGCCCTCGGCGGCGTGGTGATGGACACGCTGCTGGCGGATTACCTGCGCGATGCCGCCGCCAAACATGGCCTGGAATTGATGGCGGAACGGGAATTCGGCTTCCAACCAACCGCCTACAGCGATCTGGTGGGCAAGAAACAGACCTTTGCCGATGTGCCCCTGGAGGCCGCCACCCAGTACTGCGCCATGGACGTGCACATCACCCGACGCCTGGCCCTGCTGCTGCACAGCCAGCTCCTCGCCATGGGGCCGCAGTTGCTGACGCTGCTCGAGCAGGTGGAACAGCCCCTGGAACCAGTGCTGGCGGAGATGGAATCCACCGGCATCCGCATTGATGTGCCCTATCTCCAGGAACTCTCCACGGAGATGGGCGCCACCCTCGAGCGTCTGGAAGCCGATGCCAAGGAAGCGGCCGGCGTGGATTTCAACCTGGCCTCTCCCAAACAGCTGGGGGAATTGCTGTTCGACACCCTTGGCCTGGATCGCAGGAAATCCCGCCGCACCAAGACCGGTTACAGCACCGATGCCACGGTGCTGGAGAAGCTCGGGGATGATCACGCCGTGGTTCCCCTGGTGCTGGAGCACCGGGTGCTCAGCAAGCTCAAGAGCACGTACATCGATGCCCTGCCGCAACTGGTGGAAGCGGAAACAGGGCGGGTGCACACGGACTTCAACCAGGCCGTGACGGCCACAGGGCGGCTCAGCAGCAGCAACCCGAACCTGCAGAACATCCCGGTGCGCACCGAGTACAGCCGGCGCATCCGCAAGGCCTTTCTGCCCCAGGAAGGCTGGACGCTGCTCAGCGCCGACTACTCCCAGATCGAACTGCGCATCCTCACCCACCTGTCAGGGGAGGAGGTGCTGCAGGAGGCCTACCGCAGCGGCGATGACGTCCATGCAATCACCGCGCGGCTGCTGCTGGAGAAAGACGACGTCAGCCCAGACGAGCGACGCCTGGGCAAGACCATCAACTTCGGTGTGATCTATGGCATGGGCGCCCAGCGCTTCGCTCGGGAAACCGGCGTGAGCCAGAGCGACGCCAAAGAGTTCCTGGCCAAATACAAACAGCGCTATCCAAAGGTTTTTGCCTTCCTGGAATTGCAGGAACGCCTGGCCCTCAGCCGCGGCTACGTGGAAACGATCCTCGGACGGCGCCGTCCGTTCCACTTCGACCGCAATGGTCTGGGACGGCTGCTGGGCAAGGATCCCCTGGAGATCGATCTGGATGTGGCCCGCCGGGGCGGCATGGAAGCCCAGCAACTGCGGGCCGCAGCGAATGCTCCGATTCAGGGATCCAGTGCCGACATCATCAAAGTGGCCATGGTTCAGCTGCAGGCTGCATTGAAGAGTCAAGGGCTCCCAGCTCGACTGTTGCTGCAGGTCCATGACGAACTGGTGCTGGAAGTGGAACCCAGCGCCCTGGATGCCGCCCGGGATCTCGTGGTTCAGACCATGGAAAATGCGGTCCAGCTCAGTGTGCCGCTGGTGGCGGAAACCGGCGTCGGCGCCGACTGGATGGAAGCGAAATAG
- a CDS encoding efflux RND transporter periplasmic adaptor subunit produces the protein MLQTLRHPESTEETNRPSVPSPEKRSRPKWLTAALVLAVAGGGLALMRLGPWSSRQRDLTPYVATAERGALSGVITASGELLAVRKVNVSPRQQGRLEQLLVDEGDEIGKGQLLAVMDPGAIDDRLQERQALLRQAEANYRSSKEDFDRRQDLFRSGVISADDFSDVRFQMLAAEAAVIAARERLEQLEEEQDELQIRAPFAGTITARYAEPGAFVTPTTTASATAGATSSSIVELSKGLEVAARVPESDIGRIAAGQSAEIRVDAFPDERFKAQVSEVAPRAEKQDNVTSFEVKLALVNPPDKLLIGMTADINVQTGRSTPKTLVPTVAIVTEDGKPGVLLVGEQQKPEFQEVELGNSSGDQTAILKGLEAGTSVFIDLPPWADRRD, from the coding sequence ATGCTGCAGACCCTGCGACACCCTGAGTCCACAGAGGAGACCAACCGTCCCTCTGTCCCCTCCCCAGAGAAACGGTCCCGACCCAAATGGCTGACTGCGGCACTGGTGCTGGCGGTTGCCGGTGGTGGTCTCGCGTTGATGCGCCTCGGGCCCTGGAGCAGCCGACAGCGTGACTTGACTCCCTACGTCGCCACGGCTGAACGGGGGGCGCTGTCCGGCGTGATCACCGCCAGTGGAGAGCTGTTGGCCGTGCGGAAAGTCAATGTGAGCCCTCGCCAGCAGGGGCGGCTGGAACAGCTGCTGGTGGATGAAGGGGATGAGATCGGCAAAGGGCAGCTGCTGGCGGTGATGGACCCTGGCGCCATCGATGACCGCCTGCAGGAACGCCAGGCGCTGCTGCGCCAGGCCGAGGCGAACTACCGCAGCAGCAAGGAGGATTTCGATCGCCGTCAAGACCTGTTCAGGTCGGGAGTGATCAGCGCTGACGACTTCAGCGACGTCCGCTTCCAGATGCTCGCCGCCGAGGCAGCGGTGATCGCAGCCCGTGAGCGATTGGAACAGCTGGAGGAAGAGCAGGACGAGCTCCAGATCCGTGCCCCATTTGCTGGCACCATCACAGCCCGCTACGCAGAACCCGGGGCTTTCGTCACCCCTACAACCACAGCCTCCGCCACCGCAGGTGCCACCAGTTCCTCCATCGTGGAGCTCTCCAAGGGCCTTGAAGTGGCGGCCCGGGTTCCCGAAAGCGACATCGGACGGATCGCTGCTGGACAATCCGCAGAAATCCGCGTGGACGCCTTTCCAGACGAACGTTTCAAAGCTCAGGTCAGCGAAGTGGCACCGCGAGCTGAAAAACAGGACAACGTCACCTCCTTCGAAGTGAAACTTGCACTGGTCAATCCACCGGACAAGCTGCTGATCGGCATGACCGCCGACATCAACGTCCAGACCGGTCGAAGCACACCAAAAACGTTGGTACCCACCGTGGCGATCGTCACCGAAGACGGAAAACCAGGCGTTTTGCTTGTGGGTGAACAACAGAAACCAGAATTTCAGGAGGTGGAACTGGGCAACAGCAGCGGTGATCAGACTGCGATCCTGAAAGGCCTCGAAGCGGGAACAAGCGTGTTCATTGATCTGCCCCCCTGGGCTGATCGCCGCGACTGA
- the ychF gene encoding redox-regulated ATPase YchF, with protein sequence MLKAGIVGLPNVGKSTLFNALVANAQAQAANFPFCTIEPNVGTVAVPDERLDQLTKLSSSLDTIPTRMEFVDIAGLVKGASQGEGLGNKFLANIREVDAIVHVIRCFEDDDVIHVSGSVGPARDAEVINLELGLADLAQIEKRRERLKKQMRTSKEAQQEDAALERIQAVLEDGGAARSVALSEEEAVMIKPLGLLTAKSIIYATNVSEEDLAEGNAYCTEMINLAANEGAETVRISAQVEAELIELGDDERADYLEGLGVSEGGLQSLIQATYRLLGLRTYFTTGEKETRAWTFKAGMTAPQAAGVIHTDFERGFIRAQTIGWEKLIEAGSLAEARNKGWLRSEGKEYVVDEGDVMEFLFNV encoded by the coding sequence ATGCTCAAAGCCGGAATTGTCGGCTTGCCCAATGTGGGCAAGTCCACCCTGTTCAACGCTCTGGTGGCCAACGCTCAGGCGCAGGCCGCCAATTTTCCGTTCTGCACCATCGAGCCGAACGTCGGCACGGTGGCAGTACCGGATGAGCGTCTTGATCAGCTCACCAAGCTCAGCAGCAGTCTCGACACCATTCCCACGCGAATGGAATTCGTTGACATTGCAGGGCTGGTGAAGGGTGCCAGTCAGGGAGAAGGTCTGGGCAACAAATTCCTGGCCAACATCCGTGAGGTGGATGCGATCGTTCATGTGATCCGCTGCTTTGAGGATGACGACGTCATCCACGTGTCCGGTTCCGTCGGGCCAGCCAGGGATGCAGAAGTGATCAATCTGGAACTCGGTCTGGCGGATCTGGCGCAGATCGAGAAGCGTCGCGAGCGTCTGAAGAAACAAATGCGCACCAGCAAGGAAGCGCAACAGGAAGACGCAGCTCTGGAGCGGATCCAGGCTGTGTTGGAGGACGGTGGTGCAGCTCGAAGCGTTGCGTTGAGTGAGGAGGAGGCAGTGATGATTAAACCCCTCGGTTTGTTGACTGCGAAGTCGATCATCTATGCCACCAATGTGAGCGAAGAGGATCTCGCTGAAGGCAACGCCTACTGCACCGAAATGATCAACCTGGCGGCCAACGAAGGAGCGGAAACCGTGCGGATTTCAGCCCAGGTGGAAGCGGAGCTGATTGAGCTCGGAGACGATGAGCGTGCTGATTACCTCGAGGGGCTTGGGGTCAGCGAAGGAGGCTTGCAGAGCCTGATCCAGGCAACCTACAGATTGCTGGGACTTCGCACTTACTTCACCACGGGTGAAAAGGAAACCCGGGCCTGGACCTTCAAAGCCGGTATGACAGCTCCACAGGCCGCTGGTGTGATTCACACGGACTTTGAGCGCGGCTTCATCCGGGCTCAGACCATTGGATGGGAGAAGTTAATTGAGGCCGGATCGCTCGCTGAAGCGCGCAACAAAGGATGGTTGAGAAGTGAAGGTAAAGAGTATGTGGTGGATGAAGGCGATGTGATGGAATTCTTGTTTAACGTTTAA